A window of the Tunturibacter empetritectus genome harbors these coding sequences:
- a CDS encoding M67 family metallopeptidase — protein MLRIHYADYEALRAHGEETYPNECCGVLLGKNIAGEGDGAPVNSAAAVNYVQQIVRAGNTRTDSAHNRYHIAPQELVKIQRQARGLGLDIVGFYHSHPDHPAQWSKTDFAEAHWLGCSYIITSVEQGKAILTNSFLLSGTGEDDKNFEDQAIQIDIAPNVAEAAALNQKGQA, from the coding sequence ATGCTACGCATCCACTACGCTGACTACGAAGCCCTCCGCGCTCACGGCGAAGAGACCTACCCGAACGAGTGCTGCGGCGTCCTGCTCGGAAAGAACATCGCCGGCGAGGGCGATGGCGCCCCCGTCAATAGCGCTGCGGCAGTCAACTACGTCCAGCAGATCGTCCGCGCCGGCAACACCCGCACCGACTCCGCCCACAACCGCTACCACATCGCCCCTCAGGAGCTCGTCAAGATTCAGCGGCAGGCGCGCGGCCTCGGACTGGACATCGTCGGCTTCTACCACTCGCATCCCGACCATCCCGCCCAGTGGTCGAAGACCGACTTCGCCGAAGCCCACTGGCTCGGCTGCTCCTACATCATCACCAGCGTTGAACAGGGCAAAGCTATCCTGACAAACTCCTTTCTGCTGAGCGGAACCGGAGAAGACGACAAGAACTTCGAGGACCAAGCCATTCAAATCGACATAGCCCCTAACGTCGCCGAAGCAGCGGCACTCAACCAGAAAGGTCAGGCATGA
- the moeB gene encoding molybdopterin-synthase adenylyltransferase MoeB, protein MPTAIEETVELPKLSNDEIARYSRHLILPEVGMEGQQKLKAAKVLCVGTGGLGAPLALYLAAAGVGTIGLVDFDTVDASNLQRQIIHSTATVGKLKVDSAEIMLKGLNPTVKVIKHNTMLTSANALEILKDYDVIADGTDNFQTRYLVNDACVLLGKPNAYGSIFRFEGQASVFGTKEGPCYRCLYPEPPPPGLVPSCAEGGVLGILPGLVGVIQATETIKLILGIGDPLIGRLLLVDALGMSFRTLKLRKNPECPVCGPNPTVTELIDYDQFCGITPPSEVGPLEVARDKAISDLPVVDGIPQISVQELKRKLDAKEDVFVLDVREPHEYKIVNLGAPLIPVGEIALRSAELADKKHSEIVVHCKSGARSQRAAVALKQAGFTNVSNLTGGILAWADKIDPSLPKY, encoded by the coding sequence ATGCCAACAGCCATAGAAGAGACCGTAGAACTCCCCAAGCTCTCCAATGACGAGATTGCTCGATACTCCCGCCACCTGATACTTCCCGAAGTTGGGATGGAGGGCCAGCAGAAGCTGAAGGCCGCCAAGGTACTCTGCGTCGGCACCGGTGGGCTCGGCGCACCTCTCGCACTTTATCTCGCGGCCGCAGGTGTAGGCACCATCGGCCTTGTCGACTTCGACACCGTCGACGCCAGCAACCTGCAGCGCCAGATCATCCACTCGACCGCGACCGTCGGCAAGCTCAAGGTCGACTCCGCCGAGATCATGCTCAAGGGCCTCAACCCCACCGTCAAAGTCATCAAACACAACACCATGCTCACCAGCGCCAACGCGCTCGAGATTTTGAAAGACTACGACGTCATCGCCGACGGCACCGACAACTTCCAGACCCGCTACCTCGTCAACGACGCCTGCGTCCTGCTCGGTAAGCCCAACGCCTACGGCTCCATCTTTCGCTTCGAAGGCCAGGCCAGCGTCTTCGGCACCAAAGAAGGCCCCTGCTACCGCTGCCTCTATCCCGAGCCGCCACCGCCGGGCCTGGTCCCCTCCTGCGCAGAAGGCGGCGTGCTCGGCATTCTCCCCGGCCTCGTCGGAGTCATCCAGGCAACCGAGACCATCAAGCTGATCCTCGGCATCGGCGACCCACTCATCGGCCGGCTGCTCCTTGTCGACGCTCTCGGCATGAGCTTCCGCACCCTCAAGCTGCGCAAAAATCCCGAGTGCCCCGTCTGCGGTCCCAACCCCACCGTGACCGAACTCATCGACTACGACCAGTTCTGCGGCATCACTCCGCCCAGCGAAGTCGGTCCTCTTGAAGTCGCGCGCGACAAGGCAATCAGCGATCTTCCCGTGGTCGATGGTATTCCGCAGATCTCGGTCCAGGAGTTGAAGCGCAAGCTCGACGCCAAGGAAGACGTTTTCGTCCTCGACGTTCGCGAGCCGCACGAATACAAGATCGTAAACCTCGGCGCACCGCTGATCCCGGTCGGCGAAATAGCTCTTCGCTCCGCCGAATTAGCCGACAAAAAACACAGCGAGATCGTCGTCCACTGCAAGTCCGGCGCCCGCAGCCAGAGAGCCGCGGTCGCCCTCAAACAAGCCGGATTCACCAACGTATCGAATTTAACCGGCGGCATCCTCGCCTGGGCAGACAAGATCGACCCGTCCCTGCCAAAGTACTAG
- the rsmI gene encoding 16S rRNA (cytidine(1402)-2'-O)-methyltransferase, producing the protein MPAIHDKDDRPLAPGLYLVATPIGNLEDITLRALRVLRQADRIACEDTRQTQKLLNHFEIRTPTVSYHMHNEGSRTEELIAELKTGARIAVVSDAGTPGIADPGGQIVAAALAAGVDVFPIPGANAAISGLIASGLPTERFTFHGFLPAKAGQRKTALEDLMRGKVTHVFYEAPHRILDTLADIDAVFGPEQHVVIARELTKLHEEFLRGTVADLRSQLAARASVRGEIVLLLTLAPIENTAEKRKITLAAEVSAMMKSEGISEMDALKRVARERGIGKSEAYRELQREQNRRR; encoded by the coding sequence ATGCCCGCAATCCACGACAAAGACGACCGGCCGCTGGCGCCGGGGCTTTACCTCGTAGCCACCCCCATCGGCAATCTCGAAGACATTACGCTCCGGGCGCTGCGAGTTTTGCGTCAAGCGGACCGCATCGCCTGCGAGGACACACGGCAGACGCAAAAACTCCTCAATCACTTCGAGATCCGCACCCCCACTGTCAGCTATCACATGCACAACGAGGGCTCGCGCACGGAAGAACTCATAGCCGAGCTAAAGACAGGCGCCCGCATCGCCGTCGTCAGTGACGCCGGAACGCCCGGTATCGCCGATCCCGGCGGCCAGATCGTCGCCGCTGCCCTCGCTGCCGGAGTCGATGTCTTCCCCATCCCCGGCGCGAATGCCGCAATCAGCGGCTTGATCGCAAGCGGTCTCCCCACCGAGCGCTTCACTTTTCACGGCTTTCTTCCCGCCAAGGCAGGCCAGCGCAAGACCGCGCTCGAAGACCTCATGCGAGGCAAGGTAACTCACGTCTTCTACGAAGCGCCGCACCGCATCCTCGATACCCTCGCCGACATTGACGCCGTCTTCGGTCCTGAGCAACACGTCGTCATCGCGCGCGAGCTGACCAAGCTGCATGAAGAGTTTTTGCGAGGAACAGTCGCCGATCTACGATCCCAACTAGCGGCGCGCGCCAGCGTCCGCGGAGAGATCGTGCTGCTGCTCACCCTGGCCCCAATTGAGAACACCGCTGAAAAGCGGAAGATCACTCTCGCCGCCGAGGTTTCCGCAATGATGAAGTCAGAAGGTATCAGCGAGATGGATGCCCTGAAGCGAGTCGCTCGCGAACGCGGCATCGGCAAGAGCGAAGCCTATCGCGAGTTGCAACGGGAGCAGAATCGGCGACGCTAA
- a CDS encoding VOC family protein, whose amino-acid sequence MAPTIANGKICYVEIPATDVPRSAEFYNQVFGWEVRKRGDGATAFDDGVGEVSGAYVTGRPPMSVPGVLVYVMVDSVAAAIEAVVAAGGKIVQPIGVDAPEITARFEDPAGNVFGLYQNPS is encoded by the coding sequence ATGGCACCGACGATCGCTAACGGCAAGATCTGTTATGTCGAGATACCGGCGACGGATGTGCCGCGTTCGGCTGAGTTTTATAACCAGGTCTTTGGGTGGGAGGTTCGTAAGCGAGGTGATGGTGCTACTGCTTTTGATGATGGCGTCGGCGAGGTAAGTGGGGCGTATGTGACGGGCAGGCCGCCAATGTCGGTGCCTGGAGTTTTGGTTTATGTCATGGTCGACAGCGTGGCTGCTGCGATTGAAGCGGTTGTCGCCGCAGGAGGTAAGATTGTGCAGCCGATTGGGGTCGATGCGCCGGAGATTACCGCGAGATTCGAGGATCCCGCGGGAAACGTATTCGGGCTTTACCAGAATCCTTCGTGA
- a CDS encoding PLP-dependent cysteine synthase family protein, with the protein MITTLKPFGTSILDRVGHTPLVRLERLNAHLPGVQILGKAEWANPGGSVKDRAASAIVADAQRRGLLSDTRGLLDATSGNTGIAYAMLGAALGFRVTLCMPSNVSPERKRYLAAYGAEVLWTDPANGSDGAIRKARELAAAEPDKYYYADQYSNDENWKAHYRTTANEIWEQTEGQVTHFVAGLGTSGTFMGTTRRLKELNPSIRCVSMQPDSPFNGLEGLKHMATAIVPRIYDPSLADANIDMPTETAYEMVKDLARNQGLLIGISAAGAVAASLQIGEQEASAGREAVIVTILCDSAEKYMSERFWQEG; encoded by the coding sequence ATGATCACCACTCTCAAACCGTTCGGCACAAGCATCCTCGACCGCGTCGGCCACACTCCCCTGGTGAGGCTCGAGCGGCTCAATGCTCATCTGCCCGGAGTCCAGATTTTGGGCAAGGCCGAATGGGCGAACCCCGGAGGCTCGGTGAAAGATCGCGCCGCCTCTGCTATCGTCGCCGACGCACAGCGCAGAGGCCTGCTCAGCGACACACGCGGCCTGCTCGATGCGACCAGCGGCAACACCGGTATCGCCTACGCGATGCTGGGCGCTGCGTTAGGTTTTCGAGTCACCCTCTGCATGCCGTCGAACGTCTCGCCCGAGCGCAAACGCTATCTCGCCGCCTATGGAGCAGAGGTCCTCTGGACCGACCCAGCCAATGGCTCCGACGGCGCAATCCGCAAAGCACGAGAGCTCGCTGCAGCCGAACCGGACAAGTACTACTACGCCGACCAGTACTCCAACGACGAGAACTGGAAGGCGCACTACCGCACCACAGCAAACGAGATCTGGGAGCAGACCGAAGGCCAGGTAACCCACTTCGTCGCGGGACTCGGAACCAGCGGCACGTTCATGGGCACAACCCGCCGCCTGAAGGAACTAAACCCGTCGATCCGTTGCGTCTCGATGCAGCCGGACTCGCCGTTCAACGGCCTCGAAGGCCTGAAGCACATGGCGACCGCGATCGTGCCGCGCATCTACGACCCTTCGCTCGCCGACGCGAATATCGACATGCCCACCGAAACCGCCTACGAGATGGTGAAAGATCTGGCGCGCAATCAAGGCCTGTTGATTGGAATCTCCGCTGCAGGCGCCGTCGCAGCCTCTCTTCAAATCGGCGAGCAGGAGGCCAGCGCTGGACGCGAGGCCGTCATCGTCACCATCCTCTGCGACTCGGCAGAAAAATACATGAGCGAACGCTTCTGGCAGGAGGGCTAA
- a CDS encoding MoaD/ThiS family protein → MNIHIPTPLRAYTGGLETVSVTGTTVSSVFQQLTVQYPELKPHLFTPEGKLRSFVNVYLNDDDIRYLPNKEETPATDTDELTIIPSIAGGTSCRL, encoded by the coding sequence ATGAACATTCACATCCCCACCCCGCTGCGCGCCTACACCGGCGGACTCGAGACCGTCAGCGTCACGGGAACGACCGTCAGCAGTGTATTTCAACAGCTAACTGTTCAATACCCTGAACTGAAACCTCATCTCTTCACCCCGGAGGGCAAGCTCCGCTCGTTCGTGAATGTCTACCTGAACGACGACGACATCCGCTACCTCCCAAACAAAGAAGAAACCCCGGCAACCGACACGGACGAACTCACGATCATCCCCTCCATCGCCGGCGGAACGAGCTGTCGACTATAA
- a CDS encoding homoserine dehydrogenase — protein sequence MTTKQKKRVAAKKSKSDSVVKVALLGFGTVGGSVARVLAASRFPGVQLTHIFNRNVDRKRSSEAAKLVPGSVVWTDNIDVILRSDVDVVIELMGGLNPVEGWLRKALAAGKSVVTANKQLIAYRGTGLAKIAAQHNVHLLHGAAVAGGVPVIPGMLQGLCGDQVTRLSGIVNGTCNYILSRMEAGADYATVLEDAQQLGYAEADPSADVDGYDARAKLCILSRIAMHAELDPDAVAMQTISAIEAIDFSYAKELNCTIRQVSRAELDGRIVHARVAPMLVPLASPMAWSHGTQNMVVVSGKFGGDVVFSGHGAGGEPTAVAVVSDLLAVAQDCKTVQLPVRRREVTGDFFAPHYLRFVVDDKPGIVSAISGALSKVGANIDSLLQRRGYPKHRLPFVVTTEPCLSSTIERALASVARMDCMLEKPLCLQMLEVEDKAE from the coding sequence ATGACGACGAAACAGAAGAAGAGGGTTGCGGCCAAAAAAAGTAAATCGGACTCCGTCGTGAAGGTTGCGCTGCTTGGGTTTGGCACGGTCGGTGGTTCAGTGGCGCGTGTGCTGGCGGCGTCGAGGTTTCCGGGTGTGCAGCTGACGCATATCTTCAACCGCAATGTGGATCGGAAGCGTAGCTCTGAGGCTGCAAAGTTGGTGCCGGGCTCGGTGGTGTGGACCGACAATATCGATGTGATTTTGCGGTCGGATGTTGATGTTGTGATTGAGTTGATGGGCGGCCTTAATCCTGTAGAAGGATGGTTGCGCAAGGCTCTTGCTGCGGGCAAGTCGGTGGTTACGGCGAATAAGCAGCTCATCGCTTATCGGGGTACGGGACTGGCGAAGATTGCGGCGCAACATAACGTTCACCTGTTGCATGGAGCGGCTGTTGCGGGTGGTGTGCCGGTGATTCCGGGGATGTTGCAGGGGTTGTGCGGCGACCAGGTGACGAGACTCAGCGGCATTGTGAACGGCACTTGCAACTACATTTTGAGCCGGATGGAGGCTGGGGCCGACTACGCGACCGTTCTGGAGGATGCGCAGCAGCTTGGCTATGCTGAGGCTGATCCGTCTGCTGATGTAGATGGCTACGATGCGCGGGCGAAGCTCTGCATTCTGTCGCGCATTGCGATGCACGCTGAGCTGGACCCGGATGCGGTTGCGATGCAGACGATCTCGGCGATTGAGGCGATCGATTTTTCTTATGCCAAGGAGTTGAACTGCACGATTCGCCAGGTGTCGCGCGCTGAGCTTGATGGAAGAATAGTGCATGCGCGGGTTGCGCCGATGCTGGTTCCGCTGGCCTCGCCGATGGCGTGGTCGCACGGTACGCAAAATATGGTGGTGGTGAGCGGGAAGTTTGGCGGTGATGTTGTTTTTTCGGGACATGGTGCTGGTGGCGAACCTACGGCGGTTGCTGTGGTGTCGGATCTACTGGCTGTTGCGCAGGATTGCAAAACGGTGCAGCTGCCGGTGCGAAGGCGCGAGGTGACCGGAGATTTTTTTGCGCCGCACTATCTGCGATTTGTCGTCGACGACAAGCCGGGAATTGTCTCGGCGATCTCGGGGGCGCTTTCGAAGGTGGGGGCTAATATCGATTCGCTGCTGCAGCGGCGGGGATATCCGAAGCATCGGCTTCCGTTTGTGGTGACGACGGAGCCTTGCCTGAGTTCGACGATTGAGCGGGCTTTGGCTTCAGTAGCTCGCATGGATTGCATGCTGGAGAAGCCACTGTGCTTGCAGATGCTGGAAGTGGAAGACAAAGCAGAGTAA